The window CCTTGGCGATGGCGCTGTCCGACATCGGGGTCGGCTGCCAGCTTTCCTGGTAGTCGCCGCGTTCCTGCCGGTGGCCGATGGGCGGACAGAAGGTGACGCCGCCTGCGTGCCGGACGGTCAGCAGGGTAATCTCGTAATCGAAATCGATGAATTGCTCGACGATCACGCGCTGGCGGTCGCCGCGCATATTGGCGCAGGCATAGTCCCATGCCCCTTCCAGCTCGTCCTCGTCGCGAACCGTGCTCTGGCCCTTGCCCGAAGAGGACATGACCGGCTTGATCACGCAGGGGAAACCCGTGTGCGCGGCGGCTGCGCGCACTTCGTCGAGGTTCTTGGCGTAGCGGTATTTCGACGTCACGAGGCCGAGTTCGTTTGCCGCAAGGTCGCGGATGGCATCGCGGTTCATGGTCAGCTGGGCTGCACGCGCCGAAGGGACGACGGTAAAGCCTTCGCTTTCCAGTTCGGCCAGCGCCTCGGTGCGGATCGCCTCGATCTCGGGCACGATGTAGTCGGGCCGGTGCTTCTCGGCCACTTCGCGCAGCCGCTCGCCATCGAGCATGGAGAAGACTTCGCGCGCATCGGCAAGCTGCATGGCCGGCGCATCGTCATAGGCATCGCAGGCGATGACATAGGCGCCGAGCCGCTTGGCAGAGATAACGAACTCGCGCCCCAGCTCGCCCGAACCGAGAAGCAGAATCCTAGCCGTATGTGCCATTCGGGGTCTCCTGTTTCGATGCGCGAAGTGCGCGGCCCTCCATGCGCCAGATTGCGACCTGCTTTCCAGCCTCGAATGCGCTTTCGTCGATGACGGCGTCGGGTAGGCGCAGCGAAAATGGCGGCAGCGTCATGTTGAGCGGCCGGTAGCGGAAGGATGCCGGCTGCTCCTGATTGGCGGTACAACCGGGATAATGCGTCACCAGCAGGAAACGCTGCGCAGCCTGTTCCAGATGTTCCAGCGCCTTGGCAGCATCTTCGAGCGGGAGATGGTTGAGGCATTCGCGGCACAGCACGAGTTCGGCGCGCGGCAGTTCATCTTCGACAAGGTCGACCACCTCGAAGCCGGTCCGGTCATTACCGTAGCGCCGGCGGTTCTCGGCGATCAGATCCGGCACGATATCAACGCCGGTATAGTGGCCCGCAAAGCCCAGCGCCGGCTGCCAGTTGTAGTCCCCGCAAGGTGCATCGAGGATCGAGAGGACCCCTTCTTGCTCGATCAGGGCAACCAGTCCGCGCCTCAGCTCGCCGGTCGCCGACAAGGTGCTGCCGAAGCCCGACGCGGTTTCGGGGTTCTGCCAGATACGTTCCTCGTAGATGGCCGAAAAACGCTGCGCCCGCGTCGCGTGGCGACGAAGAAACAGGCGTTCCTTGAACGAGAACCAGAGGCTGCGCGCCTGCCGGATCATCGTTTCGATCAGGCGGCTTCGTCCGCCGCGTCGAGGCCATAGGCGGTGTGGAGCACGCGCACGGCGAGTTCGGTCTCGTCCTCGTCGATCATCACGCTGACCTTGATTTCCGAGGTGGTGATGGCCTGGATGTTGATCCCGCGGTCGGCCAGCGCCTGGAACATGGTCGCGGCGACGCCCGCGTGGCTCTTCATGCCGACGCCGACGACACTGATCTTGGCGATCTTGCTGTCGGTGATGAGGCGGTTGTAGCCGATCTCGTCACGCTTGTCCTCGAGCAGCGCCTGCGCGCGGGCAAGGTCCGCCTGGGGCACGGTGAAGGTCACGTCGGTCTCGCCCTTGTCGCGGCCCACGTTCTGGATGATCATGTCGACGTTGATGCCGGCCTTGGCCAGCGGGTCGAAGATATGGGCAACCGCGCCAGGCTTGTCGGGCACGCGGGTGAGGATCACCTTGGCCTCGTTCTTGTCGTGTGCGATGCCGGTCACGTGCTGGCGTTCCATTTCGCCCTTCTCCACCAGTTCGTTCATTTCCTCTTCCGACACGATCATCGTGCCCGGAAGCTCGTCTGCAGGGATGGCGTCGTCGCCCACGAAGCTGGAAAGGACCTGCACGCGCACGCCTTCCTTCATCGCGAGGCCGACGGAGCGCGTCTGGAGCACCTTGGCCCCCACGCTCGCCAGTTCGAGCATTTCTTCGTAGGTCACCGCCTTCAGCTTCCTCGCCTTGGCGACGATACGGGGGTCGGTGGTGTAGACGCCGTCGACGTCGGTATAGATGTCGCAGCGATCCGCCTTCACCGCCGCTGCCACGGCCACCGCCGAGGTGTCCGATCCGCCGCGACCCAGCGTGGTCACCCGGCCGGTTTCGGCAAGGCCCTGGAAGCCGGGAATGACGGCAATCTCGCCGCGCTCCATCGAGGCAATGACCTCGTCCGCGTCGATACCCTCGATGCGCGCCTTGGCATGCGCCTCAATGGTGCGGATCGGCAGTTGCCAGCCTAGCCAGCTGCGCGCCTTGCAGCCGAGCGACTGAAGCGTGAGCGCGAGCAGGCCGCTCGTCACCTGTTCGCCGCTGGCGACGACCACGTCGTATTCGGCCGGGTCGTAGAGCGCGTTCGCCTCGCGGCAGAAGTTCACTAGCCGGTCGGTCTCGCCCGCCATCGCGCTGACGACCACCGCGACCTGGTTGCCGCCCGCCGCCTGCTTGCGCACGAGATTGGCCACGCGCCGGATGCGTTCGGTCCCCGCCATGGAGGTGCCGCCGAATTTCATCACGATACGGGCCAAGCCGATAGTCTCCGTGCTGGAATGCTCGAGAACAGGCTGCTAGCCACCCCTCATGAGCGATGCAACAACCGTCACGCCAAGCAATACTTCAGGCGGCCAAACGATCCGGCCCGAAGAGGCCGCCCATTTCGGCAAGCTGGCGAAGGACTGGTGGGACCCGAAGGGGTCTTCCGCCATGCTCCACAAGCTCAATCCCGTGCGCCTCGGCTTCCTGCGCGAGGCGATCGACATCCACTGGGCAGGCGACGTGCGCAACACCCGCCCGCTTGCCGGCAAGAGCGCGCTCGACGTCGGCTGCGGCGCGGGCCTCCTGTGCGAGCCGCTGGCGCGCATGGGAGCGGCAGTAACCGGCGTCGATGCCGCGCCCGAGAACGTGGCCGCCGCTGCAATCCATGCCGAAGGCGTGGGCCTCGACATCCGCTACATAGCCGGCGAGATCGGCCAGCAGGACCTGGGGGCCTTCGATCTCGTCACCTCGATGGAGGTGGTGGAACACGTCGCGGACAAGCGCGCCTTCCTCGCCCAGCTTGCCGCCCGGCTCGCCCCCGGCGGACTGATGGTGCTGTCCACCCCCAACCGCACCCCGCAATCGCGCCTCCTCATGATCGGGGCGGCGGAAGGTGTCGGGCTCATCCCCAAGGGCACCCATCACTGGGACGATTTCGTCACGCCAGAGGAACTCGCCGACCTGCTGGAGAGCGTCGGCCTCGTCATGGGCGAACCGCGCGGCATCGCCTTTTCGCCGATGAAGGGCCTGCACCTGTCGGCCGACCTCTCGCTCAATTACATCGTGACCGCGCGCGCGGCCTAGTCGTTGGCCTGGCCTTCCTCGGGCACCTCATCCCAGGGGCGGTAGTAGAGTTCGGCGCATTCCCCGGCCAGCACGCCGCCGACCAGTTCGAGATCGTCCTTGTAGGCATCGGCCACGAAGTCGAGCGTCGAGAGATGGCGGTCCTCGAAGTACATTTCGTGCA of the Qipengyuania gaetbuli genome contains:
- the purT gene encoding formate-dependent phosphoribosylglycinamide formyltransferase, with the protein product MAHTARILLLGSGELGREFVISAKRLGAYVIACDAYDDAPAMQLADAREVFSMLDGERLREVAEKHRPDYIVPEIEAIRTEALAELESEGFTVVPSARAAQLTMNRDAIRDLAANELGLVTSKYRYAKNLDEVRAAAAHTGFPCVIKPVMSSSGKGQSTVRDEDELEGAWDYACANMRGDRQRVIVEQFIDFDYEITLLTVRHAGGVTFCPPIGHRQERGDYQESWQPTPMSDSAIAKAQDMARKVVDDLGGFGLFGVEFFVRGEEVIFSELSPRPHDTGMVTLVSQNLTEFDLHARAVLGLPIPDRMLARPSASAVILADRDSDQLGYEGLADAMAQGADIRIFAKPTSRPYRRMGVALATGSDTDEARSKARDAAHRVHITYG
- a CDS encoding class I SAM-dependent methyltransferase yields the protein MIRQARSLWFSFKERLFLRRHATRAQRFSAIYEERIWQNPETASGFGSTLSATGELRRGLVALIEQEGVLSILDAPCGDYNWQPALGFAGHYTGVDIVPDLIAENRRRYGNDRTGFEVVDLVEDELPRAELVLCRECLNHLPLEDAAKALEHLEQAAQRFLLVTHYPGCTANQEQPASFRYRPLNMTLPPFSLRLPDAVIDESAFEAGKQVAIWRMEGRALRASKQETPNGTYG
- a CDS encoding aspartate kinase encodes the protein MARIVMKFGGTSMAGTERIRRVANLVRKQAAGGNQVAVVVSAMAGETDRLVNFCREANALYDPAEYDVVVASGEQVTSGLLALTLQSLGCKARSWLGWQLPIRTIEAHAKARIEGIDADEVIASMERGEIAVIPGFQGLAETGRVTTLGRGGSDTSAVAVAAAVKADRCDIYTDVDGVYTTDPRIVAKARKLKAVTYEEMLELASVGAKVLQTRSVGLAMKEGVRVQVLSSFVGDDAIPADELPGTMIVSEEEMNELVEKGEMERQHVTGIAHDKNEAKVILTRVPDKPGAVAHIFDPLAKAGINVDMIIQNVGRDKGETDVTFTVPQADLARAQALLEDKRDEIGYNRLITDSKIAKISVVGVGMKSHAGVAATMFQALADRGINIQAITTSEIKVSVMIDEDETELAVRVLHTAYGLDAADEAA
- the ubiG gene encoding bifunctional 2-polyprenyl-6-hydroxyphenol methylase/3-demethylubiquinol 3-O-methyltransferase UbiG, which translates into the protein MSDATTVTPSNTSGGQTIRPEEAAHFGKLAKDWWDPKGSSAMLHKLNPVRLGFLREAIDIHWAGDVRNTRPLAGKSALDVGCGAGLLCEPLARMGAAVTGVDAAPENVAAAAIHAEGVGLDIRYIAGEIGQQDLGAFDLVTSMEVVEHVADKRAFLAQLAARLAPGGLMVLSTPNRTPQSRLLMIGAAEGVGLIPKGTHHWDDFVTPEELADLLESVGLVMGEPRGIAFSPMKGLHLSADLSLNYIVTARAA